The following proteins are encoded in a genomic region of Anguilla anguilla isolate fAngAng1 chromosome 15, fAngAng1.pri, whole genome shotgun sequence:
- the cln5 gene encoding ceroid-lipofuscinosis neuronal protein 5, with protein sequence MKHGTFILCFALLYCFQEGALSRGVNGQQTWPVPYRRFDHRPGTDPYCQALYPFCPTGDRDGRIPYMKNTDVIEVFRLQAPVWEFKYGDLLGKIHIMHDAIGFRSFDTGRNYTMEWYELFQLGNCTFPHLRPDVSAPFWCNQGAACFFEGIDDVHWMQNGTLEKIGKMTGAQFNEMAQWVQKDNDTGIFYETWTVRADPSPNSTVWFDSYDCSQFVHRTYRKLAEMGVSLTSSAQTNYTKIYLFSGEPSYLGNDSSIFGRSSMKELAASIRAFYSSFQPHQSPQELVLSLLHIFENVVLEKTFYLFYNFEYWHLPMKPPYVRITYEEIPLP encoded by the exons ATGAAACACGGGACATTTATACTGTGCTTTGCGCTTTTGTACTGTTTTCAGGAAGGTGCACTTTCCAGAGGCGTCAACGGACAGCAGACATGGCCAGTGCCCTACAG GCGATTTGATCATCGTCCCGGAACGGATCCATACTGTCAAGCTTTGTACCCGTTCTGCCCGACCGGAGACCGGGATGGTCGTATTCCTTACATGAAAAATACAGATGTGATTGAAGTGTTTCGACTTCAAGCTCCCGTATGGGAATTTAAGTATGGAGACCTCCTCGGGAAAATT CACATTATGCACGACGCCATTGGGTTCAGAAGCTTTGACACCGGGAGAAATTACACGATGGAGTGGTACGAACTCTTCCAACTGGGAAACTGCACCTTCCCTCACTTACGACCAGATGTCAGCGCCCCCTTCTGGTGCAATCAAGGAGCTGCCTGCTTTTTCGAAGGCATCGACGACGTTCACTGGATGCAAAATGGAACCCTGGAGAAAATTGGGAAGATGACAG gTGCACAGTTCAATGAAATGGCCCAGTGGGTTCAGAAGGACAATGACACGGGGATCTTCTACGAGACGTGGACCGTGCGAGCCGACCCCAGCCCAAACTCCACGGTGTGGTTCGATTCCTATGACTGCTCGCAGTTTGTGCATCGCACATACAGGAAGCTGGCCGAGATGGGGGTGAGTCTCACCAGCAGCGCCCAAACCAACTACACAAAGATCTACCTGTTCAGCGGAGAGCCCAGCTACCTGGGGAATGACAGCTCCATCTTCGGACGGTCCTCCATGAAAGAGCTGGCCGCCAGCATCAGGGCCTTCTACAGCTCATTCCAACCGCACCAGTCGCCCCAGGAGCTTGTCCTCAGCCTCCTGCACATCTTTGAGAACGTGGTGTTAGAGAAGACCTTTTACCTCTTCTACAACTTTGAGTACTGGCACTTACCCATGAAGCCCCCTTATGTCAGAATCACCTATGAGGAGATTCCTTTGCCATGA
- the fbxl3a gene encoding F-box/LRR-repeat protein 3, which translates to MKRGLKPDGGDSGSTSGVLAEPCKRGRLLEEEDPEDVGSNWGCLPQEILLHIFQYLPLLDRAYASQVCRGWNHAFHMPELWRCFEFELNQPASSYLKATHPDLIKQIIKRHSNHLQYVSFKVDSSTESAEAACDILSQLVNCSLKTLGLISTARPSFMELPKSHFISALTVVFVNSKSLSSLKIDDTPVDDPSLKVLVANNSDTLKLLKMSSCPHVSPAGILCVADQCHGLRELALNYHLLSDELLLALSSEKHVHLEHLRIDVVSENPGQTHFHAIKKSSWDAMVRHSPKFNLVMYFFLYEDEFGPFFRYEIPVTHLYFGRSVSKDVLGRVGMTCPRLVELVVCANGLRPLDEELIRIAERCQQLSAIGLGECEVSCSAFVEFVKMCGRRLSQLSIMEEVLIPDHKYSLDEIHWEVSKHLGRVWFPDMMPTW; encoded by the exons ATGAAGAGGGGTCTAAAACCGGATGGGGGAGACAGCGGTTCCACCAGCGGCGTGTTGGCGGAGCCCTGCAAGAGAGGCCGactcctggaggaggaggacccgGAGGACGTGGGCTCGAACTGGGGCTGCCTGCCGCAGGAGATCCTGCTGCACATATTCCAGTACCTGCCGCTGCTGGACCGGGCGTACGCCTCGCAGGTGTGCCGCGGCTGGAACCACGCCTTCCACATGCCCGAGCTGTGGAGGTGCTTCGAGTTCGAGCTCAACCAGCCGGCCAGCTCCTACCTGAAGGCCACCCACCCCGACCTGATCAAGCAGATCATTAAGCGGCACTCCAACCACCTGCAGTATGTCAGCTTTAAG GTGGACAGCAGTACCGAATCCGCAGAGGCGGCCTGTGACATCCTGTCCCAGCTGGTCAACTGTTCCCTCAAGACCCTTGGGCTCATTTCCACCGCCAGGCCCAGCTTCATGGAGCTACCAAAG TCTCATTTCATCTCGGCGCTGACGGTGGTGTTTGTGAACTCCAAGTCGCTCTCGTCCCTGAAGATCGACGACACGCCGGTGGACGACCCCTCCCTCAAGGTCCTGGTGGCCAACAACAGCGACACCCTGAAGCTGCTGAAGATGAGCAGCTGCCCCCACGTCTCCCCCGCAG GTATCCTGTGTGTGGCGGATCAGTGCCACGGGCTGCGGGAGCTGGCGCTGAACTACCACCTGCTGAGCGACGAGCTGCTGCTGGCGCTGTCCTCGGAGAAGCACGTGCACCTGGAGCACCTGCGCATCGACGTGGTGAGCGAGAACCCCGGCCAGACGCACTTCCACGCCATCAAGAAGAGCAGCTGGGACGCCATGGTGCGCCACTCGCCCAAGTTCAACCTGGTCATGTACTTCTTCCTGTACGAGGACGAGTTTGGGCCCTTCTTCCGCTACGAGATCCCCGTCACGCACCTGTACTTCGGGCGCTCGGTGAGCAAGGACGTGCTGGGGCGCGTGGGCATGACGTGCCCGCGGCTGGTGGAGCTGGTGGTGTGCGCCAACGGGCTGCGCCCGCTGGACGAGGAGCTGATCCGCATCGCCGAGCGCTGCCAGCAGCTGTCGGCCATCGGCCTGGGCGAGTGCGAGGTGTCCTGCAGCGCCTTCGTCGAGTTCGTCAAGATGTGCGGCCGCCGCCTGTCCCAGCTGTCCATCATGGAGGAGGTGCTCATCCCCGACCACAAGTACAGCCTGGACGAGATCCACTGGGAGGTGTCCAAGCACCTGGGCCGCGTCTGGTTCCCCGACATGATGCCCACTTGGTAA